In Paramicrobacterium humi, the genomic stretch TGACCGCGAGGTCGATGCCGCGGGCAGCGGCGGCGCGACGCACGCGCAGCGCCACGAACGTCGACGACGCTCCGGCACCGCACGCCACAAGGATCTTCACTGTTCCGCCTGCTTTCAGCTCCAGCCTCCACTCTCGCCCGCGGGTCGTGTCGGGGCCAGCACGCAACCTTCCGCCGGGGAGGAAGGCGCCGGGGCCCCGGAAATCCCGCACGCGAGCGCAGAAGCTGGTTGACTCGATACCGGGGACAGACAGGAGCGGCGTGAGCAAGGACCGGCAGAGCAGCCTCATGGGACTGCTCGTGCGCTCGCACGAGTGGCTCACCGCCGCCGACCTCGCCGACGCCATCGGCGTGACCCCGCGCAGCATCCGCAGCTACATCGCGGCGCTCAAGACGCAGGCGGAGCCGCACACGATCATCGACTCCGGTCCCGAGGGGTACCGGCTCAACGCGGAGGGCTACGCCGCGTTCCGGGCTCAGACGGGAAGCATCGCGCCCGGCGACGCGCCGCGGGAGCGGCTGTACCGGCTCGTGCGACTGCTCGTGGACGCCGACGACGGCGTCGACGTGTACGACACCGCCGCCGCCCTGTTCGTGAGCGACTCGACGCTCGAGGCCGACCTCACCCGCGTGCGCGGTCTCATCGCTGACACGGGCCTCGCGGTGCGCCGTGCCGGCAGCCGCGTGTCGCTCGTGGGCTCGGAGCTCGCGCAGCGCCGCCTGCTCTCCCGCCTCTTCCGGGAGGAGTCGGAGCACGGCATGGCCGCGCTCGACGCGATCCAGCGCGAGTTCGAGTCGGAGAGCCTCGGCTCGTTCAAGACCGACCTGATCGCGGCGCTCGAGCGGCACGGCTACTACATCAACGACTACGGCATGGACAACGTGCTGCTGCACATCGCGATCGCCGCCGACCGCGCGGGCAAGCACCAGCCCATCGGCGACACGGGCAAGTCGACGGGCGCGGAGGCCGAGCTCGGCGGCATCCTGCGCTCTCTCGCGGCCACGCACTTCTCCCCCGGCCTCGACGAGAGCGACATCCGGTACCTCTCGTATCTGCTCGCGACGCGAGCCGTGGCTCCGGGGCCCGAATCGGCCGCCGCGGCCGCGGCATCCGACTATCTCTCCGACGACGACCTCGGCCGGATGCGCGCCATCGTCGCTCGCGCCGCGGAGGAGTACCTCGTCGACTTGAGCGACGAGGACTTCCTCACCCGGCTCACGCTGCACGTGCGGAACCTGCTCGAGCGCGCCGAGGACCAGGCGTTCTCCCGCAACCCGCTGACGAAGTCGATCAAGTCGGCGTACCCGATGATCTACGAGCTCGCCGTGTTCATCGCGAGCCAGCTGCACGACGCGACGGGCATCGACGTCAACGACGACGAGATCGCCTACATCGCCATGCACGTGGGCGCGCACTTGCACCAGCAGACGCGGCGCGACGACCTCGCGACGTGCATCATCGTGTGCCCCAACTACTACGACATGCAGGCGATGCTGCGCGAACGCGTCGCGCAGTCGCTCGGCGACGCCCTCGTCGTCACGCGCGTCATCGCCCGCAGCGACGTGCCGTGGGACCGGTTGGATGCCGAGATCGTGCTCACGACGATCGCGCCGCCCGTGCCGGCGGAGAACATCGTGCGGATCCAGCCGTTCTTCGGCCCCGGCGACGTCGACCGTGTGCGCGCAACGCTCAGCCGCGTGCGCCGGCAGGGCAGACGAGCGGCGATCCGCGACGAGCTGCTGCGCTACTTCGACGAGCGCCTGTTCGTGCGCGACGTGTCGGGGCTCGACGAGGAGGGCATGATCCGGCTGCTCGGCGCGCGCATGGCCGAGCTCGGCATCGTCGACGAGGCGTACGTGAGCGCGGCGATCGAGCGTGAGCGCATGTCGTCGACGGCGTTCACCGAGGCGCTCGCGGTGCCGCACGCGATGGCGATGACGGCAACGCGCACGTCGATCGCGATCGCGGTGAACGAGCACAGCCTGCCGTGGGGCGACGGTCGCGTGAACGTCGTCGCGTTCATCGCGTTCAGCGAGGCGGGTCGCGCGCAGTTCCAGGACGTGTTCGACCAGTTCGTCGAGGTGTTCTCGGAGCGCGAGGACGTGAACCGCATCATTCGCGCGAGCCGCGACTTCGCGGGGTTCATCGACGAGCTCGTGCGCACAATGGACGGCTGAGCGGGCGCTCGCCTTCGCTCTCGTGTCTTCCCCTGTCACGAAGTGCTCCCTCAGGGGCGTTCAGAGCGCACTTCGTGACAGGGGAAGTCGCCGCGGTCAGCCGGCGAGCAGCGCCTCGTTCATGCGGGCGGTCAGGTCGGCATCGACGTGCGTCGAGGCGCCATCGATCGCGGTGACCGGCACCACCAGGCGAACGCTCGAGACGAGCCACGCGGCGTCGGCGGAGCGCACCTCGTCGGCGAGCACGCGCCGCGACGCGGTCTGGCGGCCCTGGGCGCGGAGCCAGGCGAACAGCTCCTGCTGCGTCGTGCCGGGCAGGATGCCGTCGTCGGCGGCGGGCGTGACGAAGGTGTCGCCGATGCGCACGATGAGCGACGACGTCGGGCCCTCCATCGCGAATCCCTCGAGAGAGGTGAAGATGACGTCGTCGGCGCCACGGCGGCGCGCCTCGCGCAGCGCCGCCATGTTGGGCGCGTACGAGAGGGTCTTGGCTCCTGCGAGCATCCACGGTGCGCGGGAGTTGATGTTGATGGGCCAGCCGCGGTCGAGGAGCACGACGCGCACGCCGTCGACGCGTTCGCTGACGTGAGCGGGGCTCGGCTGGCCGACGATCCAGCACGTCGGCCCGGCGTCCGGGAGCCCGCGCGTGATCACAAGCCGGATGACGGCGGCTCCCGTGTCGGGAAGCTCTCGCGCTACGCGCTCGATCGCATTCAGCCACTGTCCCGGGTGCGGCGCGGGCAGGTCCATCTTCGCGGCCGAGGCCGCGAGCCGCTCGACGTGCGCCTCGGCCTTGCGCACGATGCCCGCGGTCATGCCGACGGTCTCGAAGACGCCGTCACCGCGAGTGGCACCGGCATCGTGGATGCTGAGCACGCGCTCCTCGGGCAGGATCGGGCGCAGGCGCGCCTCGAAGTCGGTGTCCGCGGAGTCTGCGGGCAGCGGGGTGATGAGGAACGCGCGTGCCATGCTCAGACGATACCGCCGCCGGCGGCATCCGATCGCTCAGGCGATGGGCGTGGGGGTGACCCCGAAGGGGGCGAGGCCCGCGGCTCCCCCGTCGGCGGCCGTGAGAACCCAGATGCCGTCCTTGTGCACGGCGACACTGTGCTCCCAGTGCGCGGCCATGCCGCCGTCGACGGTCGTGACGGTCCAGTCGTCGTCGAGCACCTGGGTGTCGGCGGAGCGCTCGACCATCATGGGCTCGATCGCGACGACGAGGCCCGGCTTCACGGCGGGGCCGGGCAGCCGCACGCGGTAGTTGAACACGGGCGGCTCCTCGTGCATGGAGCGTCCGATGCCGTGGCCGATGTAGTCCTCGATGATGCCGTACTCGCGGCCGTCGGCGTCGGGGTTGTCCTCGATGTAGCCTTGCACGGCGTCGCCGATCTCGCCGAGCTTCGCGGCGCGCGCGAGGCGTGCGATGCCGGCCCACATCGAGCCCTCCGTCGTGCGGGAGAGCCGCTCGCGGGCGGCGACGAGCTCGGGCCGATCGGGGTCGGGCACGACGACCGTGCACGCCGAGTCGCCGTTCCAGCCGCCGACGTCGGCGCCGCAGTCGATCGACACGATGTCGCCGGGCCGGATCACGCGGTCGCCCGGGATGCCGTGCACGACCTCGTCGTTCACCGACACGCACAGGGTGTGATGGTAGCCGGGCTCCATCTTGAAGTTCGGCTTGCCGCCGCCGGCGACGATGGTCTGCTCGGCGATGGCGTCGATCTCAAGCGTTGTCACGCCCCGCCGCACGGCCTCGCGCGCGGCGTCGAGGGCGCGGGCGGTGAGCAGCCCGGGCTCGCGCATGAGGCGCAGCTGCGCGGGCGACTTGTAGATCGAGCGGCGGACGGGGCGCATCAGGCGGAGACGGCGACGCCGCGCGAGGCGAGGGCGTCGAGCACGCGCGCGCTCACGTCGTCGATCGTGCCGAGGCCGTCGACGCTCACGACGAGACCGCGCTCGCGGTACGCCTCGATGACCGGCTCGGTCTGCTCGTGGTACACGTCCTGACGGTGCCGGATGACCTCTTCGGTGTCGTCGACGCGGCCCTGCTCGGCGGCGCGCTTGAGCAGTCGCGTGACGACCTCGTCGCGGTCGGCGGTGAGCTGCACGACGCCGTCGAGGGCGGTGCCGGATGCCGCGAGAATGCGGTCGAGCTCGGCGACCTGGTCCGCCGTGCGGGGGTATCCGTCGAGGAGGAAGCCGTTCGCGGCATCCGCCTGGCCCAGCCTGTCGGCGACGATCGCGTTCGTGAGCGAGTCGGGCACGTAGCCGCCGGTCGACACGATCGCGTCGATCTGCTTGCCGAGCTCGGTGCCGTCCTTGATGTTCTGGCGGAAGATGTCGCCGGTGGAGATCGCGGGGATCCCGAAGGTCGTGGCGATCACCGCCGCTTGAGTTCCCTTGCCGGCTCCGGGGGGCCCGACGATGAGCAGGCGCACACCGGGCTGTTCGGATGGAGAGGTCATCGCAGCAACCCTTCGTAGTGTCGCTGCTGCAGCTGCGAGTCGATCTGCTTGACCGTCTCGAGCCCAACACCGACGATGATGAGGATCGACGCGCCACCGAACGGGAAGTTCTGGTTGGCCCCGACTGTCGCGAGGGCGATCAGCGGGATCAGGGCGATCAATCCGAGGTAGAGCGAACCCGGCAGCGTGACGCGGGTCAGCACGTAGTCGAGGTAGTCGGCGGTGGGGCGCCCGGCGCGGATGCCGGGGATGAACCCGCCGTACTTCTTCATGTTGTCGGCGACCTCTTCGGGGTTGAAGGTGATCGCGACGTAGAAGTAGGTGAAGCCGACGATGAGCAGGAAGTACAGCGCCATGTAGAGCGGGTGGTCGCCCTTGGTGAGGTACGTCGTGATCCAGGTCACCCACGCGGCAGGCTCCTGCCCGGCGGCGGGCTGGTTGAACTGGGCGATGAGCGCGGGGAGGTACAGCAGCGAGGAGGCGAAGATGATCGGGATAACACCGGCCATGTTCACCTTGATGGGGATGTAGGTGCTGTTTCCGCCGTAGGTGCGGCGGCCCACCATGCGCTTCGCGTACTGCACGGGGATGCGGCGCTGCGACTGCTCGATGAACACGACGGCGATGACGATGACGATGCCGATCGCGAGCACGAGGAGGAACGTCTCGAAGCCGTGCGACTGCTGGATGGCCCAGAGCGAGCTCGGGAAGGTGGCGGCGATCGACGTGAAGATCAGCAGCGACATTCCGTTGCCGATGCCCTTCTCGGTGATGAGCTCGCCCATCCACATGATGAGGCCGGTCCCTGCGGTCATGGTGATGACCATGAGCAGCACGGCGTACCAGGTGTCGTCGGTGATCAGGGAGCTGCACTCGGCGCTCGAGTTCGTGCCGAAAAGTGCGCCGCTTCGCGCAACGGTGATGAGCGTCGTCGACTGCAGGACGCCGAGGAAGATCGTGAGGTAGCGGGTGTACTGCGTCAGCTTGCTCTGGCCCGCCTGGCCTTCCTTGTGGAGGGTCTCGAAGTGCGGGATGACGACGCGGAGCAGCTGGGTGATGATCGAGGCCGTGATGTACGGCATGATGCCGAGGGCGAAGATCGAGAGCTGGAGGAGCGCGCCACCGGAGAACAGGTTGACGAGCTCGTACAGGCCCTGCGTTCCCTGGTTCTGCGCGAGACACTTCTGCACGTTCTCGAAGTCGACGAACGGCGTCGGCACGAACGAGCCGAGTCGGTACAAGGCGATGATGCCGAGGGTGAAGCCGATCTTCCGACGCAAGTCGGGTGTGCGGAAGATCCGCGCAATAGCGCTAAACAACAAGGGCCTCCTGGGTTGAACCGTGGGGTACGGCTCGCCATGACGTTCTGAGCCGTCCGAAGTCGAAGGGCCCAGCAATCGAATCTAGCCGATTACTGGGCCCAGCGAACAATCGGGGCACGATTCACGCGAAACGAGCGAGCCGTACGACCGGTCGTGTTACTTGACGGAGCCGCCGGCGGCGACGATCTTCTGCTCCGCCGAACCCGAGACCTTGTCGACCTCGACGTTCAGCTTCACGGCGATGTCACCGTTGCCGAGAACCTTGACCTTCTCGTTCTTGCGAACGGCGCCCTTGGCCACGAGGTCGGAGACGGTGACGTCGCCGCCCTTCGGGTAGAGCTCGGCGAGGCGCTCGAGGTTCACGACCTGGTACTCCACACGGAACGGGTTCTTGAAGCCGCGCAGCTTCGGTGTGCGCATGTGCGCAGGAAGCTGGCCACCCTCGAAGCCCTGGCGGACCTGGTAGCGGGCCTTCGTGCCCTTGGTGCCGCGGCCCGCGGTCTTGCCCTTGGAACCCTCACCACGGCCGACGCGAGTGCGTGCGGTCTTGGAACCGGGCGCGGGGCGCAGGTGGTGCACCTTGAGAACCGGTACGCGAGGCTCCGCGGTCTCGTCGGCCTTCTTCGCCGCAGCCTTCTTGGCAGGGGCCTTCTTCTCGGCGGTGCTTGCAGCATCCGCCTTCTTCGCGGCCGGCTTCTTGGCGGGGGCCTTGGCGGCCTTCGTGGCGGGAGCGGTCGTCTCTTCCGTGACGTCCTTCTTCTCGTCAGCCATTAGTCGATCTCCTCAACCTTCACGAGGTGGGAAACAGTGTTGACGTAGCCGCGGTTCTGCGCGTTGTCCTCACGGACGACCACGTCGCCGATGCGCTTCAGCCCAAGGCTGCGCAGCGTGTCGCGCTGGTTCTGCTTCTCACTAACTTTGGACTTGATCTGCGTGACCTTCAGACGACCGGCCATTACGCACCTACCTTTGCTGCGGCAGCGGCCTCGGCGGCACGCGCTTCGATCTGCAGCAGCTTGGCAGGAGCGACCTCGTCATACTCCTTGCCGCGGCGGGCTGCAACAGCACGAGGCTCCTCGAGCTGCTTGAGCGCCGTGACGGTCGCGTGCACGATGTTGATGGTGTTCGACGAACCGAGCGACTTGCTCAGCACGTCGTGGATGCCCGCGCACTCGAGGACGGCGCGAACCGGACCACCGGCGATAACACCGGTACCGGCGGCCGCCGGACGCAGCAGCACGACGCCGGCCGCGGCCTCACCCTGGACGGGGTGCGGGATCGTGTTGGCGACGCGAGGCACGCGGAAGAAGTTCTTCTTCGCCTCCTCGACGCCCTTGGAGATCGCGAGGGGAACCTCGCGGGCCTTGCCGTAGCCGACACCCACAACGCCGTTGCCGTCGCCGACGACGACGAGGGCGGTGAAGCTGAAGCGACGTCCACCCTTCACGACCTTCGACACGCGGTTGATGGTGACGACGCGCTCGAGGAACTGGTTCTTGTCGTCGCGTCCGCCGCGGTCGCGACCGCCACGGTCACGGCCCTGGTTGCGGTCACGTCCGCCGCGGCGGTTGCCGCCACGCGTGTCCTCGGTGCGCGGCTCGGAACCGGCTGCCGTCTCGACAGGCTTCTCAGCAGTCTGGTCAGTAGCCACGTCCTGCTCCTTCTTTGCTTCGCTCACAGGTTCAGTCCACCCTCTCGAGCACCTTCGGCGATCGCCGCGACGCGCCCGGCGTAACGGTTACCACCACGGTCAAATACAACGGACTCGATCCCGGCCTGCTTGGCGCGCTCGGCAACCAGTTCGCCGACCTTCTTGGCCTTGGCGGACTTGTCGCCGTCGAACGAGCGCAGGTCCGACTCGAGAGTGGAGGCCGACACGATGGTCTGGCCCTTGGCGTCGTCCACGACCTGCACGAACACGTGACGTGCCGAGCGGTTGACAACGAGACGGGGACGGTCCGCAGTGCCCGCGATCTTCTTGCGAAGACGTGCGTGACGACGGTCGCGGGCTGACGACTTGGTCTTGACAGCCATGCTTACTTACCAGCCTTTCCGGCCTTGCGGCGAATGACCTCGCCGGCGTAGCGCACACCCTTGCCCTTGTACGGCTCGGGCTTGCGGATCTTACGAATGTTGGCTGCGGTCTCGCCGACAGCCTGCTTGTCGATGCCCGACACCGTGAGCTTGTTGTTGCCCTCGACGGTGAACGAGATGCCCGCGGGCGGCTCGACGACGACGGGGTGCGAGAAGCCGAGCGCGAACTCGATCGACTGGCCCTTCTGCTGCACGCGGTAACCGGTGCCGACGACCTCGAGGCCCTTGGAGTAGCCCTGGGTGACGCCGATGATGTTGTTGGCGATGAGCGTGCGGGTCAGGCCGTGGAGCGAACGAGACTCGCGCTCTTCGTCCGGACGGCTGACGACGACCTGGCCGTCATCGACCTTCGCGACGATCGGGGCGGCGACGGCGAGCGTCAGCTCGCCCTTCGGGCCCTTGACCGTGACGTTCTGGCCATCAATCGTGACATCGACCCCGGCGGGGATTTCGATGGGAAGCTTTCCAATACGTGACATGACGCGTTACCACACGTAGGCGAGGACTTCCCCGCCGACGCCCTTCTTCTCGGCCTCGCGGTCCGTCAGAAGACCGGAGGAGGTGGACAGGATGGCGACGCCGAGGCCACCGAGGACCTTGGGCAGTTCGGTCGACTTCGCGTAGACGCGGAGGCCGGGCTTCGATACGCGCTTGATGCCGGCGATCGAGGGCTCGCGGTCCGGGCCGAACTTCAGGGTGAGTGTGAGGGTCTGGCCGACTCGAGCGTCTTCGACGTTCCAACCGCTGATGTAGCCCTCGTTGGTGAGGATCTCAGCGATGTGGCCCTTGAGCTTCGAGTGCGGCATCGACACGGAATCGTGGTGTGCCGAGTTGGCGTTGCGCAGTCTGGTCAGCATGTCTGCGACCGGATCTGTCATTGTCATGTGTTTTTCCTTTGGTCACCAGGTTTCGAGCACCCGTTACACGAATGTCGACCTGTGGTGTGTATGGGGCCGGCGGCCGCCGGCCCCATGTGAGGCCGTGCTTACGCGGCGGCCTCGTTCGACTTGAACGGGAAGCCGAGCGCCTTGAGCAGCGCGCGACCCTCGTCGTCGGTCTTCGCGGTCGTGACGACGGTGATGTCGAAGCCACGAACGCGGTCGATCTTGTCCTGGTCAATCTCGTGGAACACGGACTGCTCGGTCAGACCGAAGGTGTAGTTGCCGTTTCCGTCGAACTGGCGGTCGCTCAGTCCGCGGAAGTCGCGGATGCGCGGAAGCGCGAGCGACAGAAGGCGGTCGAGGAACTCCCATGCACGGTCGCCACGGAGGGTGACGTGCGCACCGATGGGCTGACCCTCGCGCAGCTTGAACTGCGCGATGGACTTGCGCGCCTTGGTGACGACGGGCTTCTGGCCGGTGATCTTGGTCAGGTCGGCGATCGCGCCGTCGATGACCTTGCTGTCGCGAGCGGCTTCGCCGACACCCGTGTTCACGACGATCTTGACGAGGCCGGGAACCTGGTGGACGTTCGTGTAGCCGAACTGCTGCTTCAGCTGGTCGGAGATTTCCGTCTTGTACTTCTGCTTGAGGCGCGGCTGGATTTTGCCAGCGGGCGCAGCAGCTGAGGTATCTGTCATTACTTCAGGTCCTTACCAGACTTCTTGTCGTAGCGAACGCGGACCGTCTTGGAGACGCCGTCCTTCACGACTTCTTCGTTGCGGAAGCCGACCTTGACCGGCTTCTTGCTGTCGGGGTCGACGAGCGCGACGTTCGAGATGTGGATGGGCGCCTCGTGGGTCTCCAGACCGCCGGTCTTGGTTCCACGCTGCGACTGTCCCTGGCGAACGTGCTTGGTGACGTAGTTGACACCCTCCACGATCACGCGGTTCTTCTCGACGAGCACCTCGATGACACGTCCCTGCTTGCCGCGGTATCCACCGCGGTCCTGCTTCGGGCCGCTGATGACCTGAACCAGGTCACCCTTCTTGATCTTTGCTCCCATGACTTAGATAACCTCCGGTGCCAGCGAGACGATCTTCATGAACCGCTTGTCGCGGAGCTCGCGACCGACCGGTCCGAAGATACGGGTGCCGCGGGGCTCGCCGTCGTTCTTCAAGATCACTGCTGCGTTCTCATCGAACTTGATGTACGAACCGTCCTGGCGACGGGTCTGCTTCTTCGTGCGAACGATGACGGCCTTGACGACGTCGCCCTTCTTCACGTTTCCGCCGGGGATGGCGTCCTTCACGGTCGCAACGATGGTGTCACCGAGGCCCGCGTAGTGACGGCCCGATCCGCCGAGAACGCGAATCGTGAGCAGCTCCTTGGCGCCGGTGTTGTCGGCGACCTTGAGCCGTGATTCCTGCTGAATCATTTCCTACTCCTTCTCAAAGCAAGCGCGAGGCTTACTTGGCCTTCTCGAGAATCTCGACCAGGCGCCACCGCTTGGTGGCACTCAGCGGACGGGTCTCGCTGATGACCACGAGGTCGCCGATCCCGGCAAGGCCCTGCTCGTCGTGAGCCTTCACCTTGGAGCTGCGGCGGATGACCTTGCCGTACAGCGGGTGCTTCACGCGGTCCTCGACCTCGACGACGATGGTCTTCTCCATCTTGTCGCTGACGACGTAGCCGCGAAGGGTCTTGCGGTAGCCGCGGGCGGACGCAGTCGCGGCCTCGGATGCTGCTTTTGCAGTCTCAGCCATGACTAGGCCTCCTTCGTCTCGTCAGCCTCGGCGGCCTCTTCGGCAGCCTTGGCCTTCTTGCTCTTGCGGGTCTCCTTCGCGGGGACCTCGACAGGCGCCGGAGTGGCGCGGATGCCGAGCTCGCGCTCGCGGATCACCGTGTAGATGCGGGCGATGTCGCGCTTGACAGCACGGAGTCGTCCGTGGGTCTCGAGCTGACCGGTCGCCGCCTGGAAGCGAAGGTTGAAGAGTTCTTCCTTCGCCTTGCGCAGCTCGTCAACCAGTCGCTCGTCTTCGAAAGTGTCGAGCTCTGCGGGAGTGAGCTCCTTGGATCCGATCGCCATTACGCGTCGCCCTCCTCGCGCTTGATAATGCGTGCCTTGAGGGGCAGCTTGTGGATTGCGCGGCTGAGCGCCTCGCGGGCGAGCGTCTCATCGACACCCGCGACCTCGAAGAGCACGCGGCCGGGCTTGACGTTTGCGACCCACCACTCGGGCGAGCCCTTACCGGAACCCATGCGGGTCTCAGCCGGCTTCTTGGTGAGCGGGCGGTCGGGGTAGATGTTGATCCAGACCTTTCCACCACGCTTGATGTGACGGGTCATCGCGATACGAGCTGCCTCGATCTGACGGTTGGTCACGTAGGCGGGCGAGAGAGCCTGGATGCCGTACTCGCCGAAGCTGACCTTGGTGCCGCCGGTAGCCTGACCGGTGCGAACCGGACGGTGCTGCTTGCGGTACTTAACTCTGCGGGGAATCAACATGATTAAGCACTGGCTCCTTCTGCGACCGGCGCCTCAGCGGCCCGAGGGGCACGGCGGGGACGGTCGTTGCGCTCGCGGCCCGACTTGGAGCCGGCCTGCTCGCGAGCAAGTTCCTTGTTGGTGACGTCGCCCTTGTAGATCCAGACCTTCACGCCGATGCGGCCGAAGGTGGTGCGAGCCTCGTAGAAGCCGTAGTCGATGTTCGCGCGCAGAGTGTGCAGCGGAACGCGGCCCTCGCGGTAGAACTCCGAGCGGCTCATCTCGGCGCCGCCGAGACGGCCCGACACCTGGATGCGGACGCCCTTCGCGCCGGCGCGCTGTGCGCCCTGCAGGCCCTTGCGCATGGCGCGGCGGAAGGCCACACGAGCCGAGAGCTGCTCGGCGATGCCCTGCGCGACGAGCTGAGCGTCGGCCTCGGGGTTCTTGACCTCGAGGATGTTCAGCTGGATCTGCTTGCCGGTGAGCTTCTCGAGCTCACCGCGGATGCGCTCTGCCTCGGCGCCGCGGCGGCCGATGACGATGCCCGGGCGCGCCGTGTGGATGTCCACGCGGACGCGGTCGCGGGTGCGCTCGATCTCGATGCGGGACACACCGGCGCGGTCAAGCGAGGTGGTCAGAAGCTTGCGGATCTTGACGTCCTCGGCTACGTAGTCGCTGTAACGCTGGCCCGGCTTGGTGCTGTCGGCGAACCAACGCGACACGTGGTCGGTCGTGACACCAAGACGGAAGCCGTACGGGTTTACTTTCTGGCCCATTACTTGCTCGCCTTCTTTGTTGCCGTGGCTGCTCCGACCTCGTCCGGCGTCGAGAGGACAACCGTGATGTGGCTGGTGCGCTTGTTGATGCGGAAGGCGCGGCCCTGGGCGCGCGGCTGGAACCGCTTGAGGGTCGCACCCTCGTCAACGAATGCCTTGGTGATGTACAGGTCCTGCTCGTCGAGGAAGCTGTTCTCGGCGTCCGCCTTCACGCGAGCGTTGGCGATGGCCGAGGCGACCAGCTTGTAGACGGGCTCAGAAGCACCCTGCGGGGCGAACTTCAGGATGGCCAGGGCCTCCTGCGCCTGCTTGCCGCGGATCATGTTGACGACGCGGCGAGCCTTCTGGGGGGTGACGCGGATGTGTCGCACGCGTGCGATCGACTCCACCATTTCTATTCCTCCTTCACGTCACCGCGTTAGCGGCGACGGCCCTTCTTGTCGTCCTTCACGTGTCCACGGAAGGTGCGGGTCGGGGCAAACTCGCCGAGCTTGTGACCGACCATGCTCTCGGTGACGAACACCGGGATGTGCTTGCGACCGTCGTGCACCGCGATGGTGTGACCCAGCATCGCGGGCACGATCATCGAGCGGCGCGACCAGGTCTTGATGACGTTCTTGCTGTTGGCCTCGTTCGCGGTGACCACCTTGCGGAGCAGGTGTTCGTCGACGAAGGGGCCCTTCTTCAGACTGCGTGGCATCTTCTCTAACTCCTACTTACGCTTCTTGCCGGTGGGACGACGGCGAACAATGAGCTTGTCGCTCTCCTTGTTCGGGTGGCGGGTGCGGCCTTCCTTCTGGCCCCACGGGCTGACCGGGTGGCGACCACCGGAGGTCTTGCCCTCACCACCACCGTGCGGGTGGTCGACCGGGTTCATGACGACACCGCGGACGGTCGGGCGGACGCCCTTCCAGCGGCTGCGGCCGGCCTTGCCCCAGTTGATGTTCGACTGCTCGGCGTTGCCGACCTCGCCGATGGTGGCGCGGCAGCGGGCGTCGACGTTGCGGATCTCACCCGAGGGGAGGCGCAGCTGGGCGTAGGGGCCGTCCTTCGCGACGAGACGCACCGAGGCTCCGGCGGAGCGGGCGAGCTTGGCTCCCCCGCCCGGCTTCAGCTCGATCGCGTGCACGACGGTACCGGTCGGGATGTTGCGCAGCGGCAGGTTGTTGCCAGGCTTGATGTCCGCGCCCGCACCCGACTCGACGATGTCGCCCTGCTTGAGCTTCTCGGGAGCGAGGATGTAGCGCTTGGTGCCGTCCAGGAAGTGCAGCAGCGCGATGTGCGCGGTGCGGTTCGGGTCGTACTCGATGTGAGCGACCTTGGCGTTCACGCCGTCCTTGTCGTTACGACGGAAGTCGATGACGCGGTACTGGCGCTTGTGGCCACCACCGATGTGACGCGTGGTGATGCGGCCCTGGTTGTTGCGACCACCGGTCTTCGACAGCGGACGAAGCAGCGACTTCTCCGGCGTCGAGCGCGTGATCTCGGCGAACTCCGAGACGCTCGAGCCGCGGCGGCCCGGGGTCGTGGGCTTGTACTTACGAATAGCCATGTTTATCCCTGTACTCCTAGCCGACAGCCGTGAAGATGTCGATGGAACCGGACTTCAGCGTGACGATGGCGCGCTTGGTGTCCTTGCGCTTGCCGATGCCGAAGCGGGTGCGACGCGTCTTGCCCTGACGGTTCAGGGTGTTCACGGAAGCGACCTGCACGCCGAAGATCTTCTCGATGGCGAG encodes the following:
- the rplP gene encoding 50S ribosomal protein L16, translating into MLIPRRVKYRKQHRPVRTGQATGGTKVSFGEYGIQALSPAYVTNRQIEAARIAMTRHIKRGGKVWINIYPDRPLTKKPAETRMGSGKGSPEWWVANVKPGRVLFEVAGVDETLAREALSRAIHKLPLKARIIKREEGDA
- the rpsS gene encoding 30S ribosomal protein S19 codes for the protein MPRSLKKGPFVDEHLLRKVVTANEANSKNVIKTWSRRSMIVPAMLGHTIAVHDGRKHIPVFVTESMVGHKLGEFAPTRTFRGHVKDDKKGRRR
- the rplV gene encoding 50S ribosomal protein L22, yielding MVESIARVRHIRVTPQKARRVVNMIRGKQAQEALAILKFAPQGASEPVYKLVASAIANARVKADAENSFLDEQDLYITKAFVDEGATLKRFQPRAQGRAFRINKRTSHITVVLSTPDEVGAATATKKASK
- the rplB gene encoding 50S ribosomal protein L2, which produces MAIRKYKPTTPGRRGSSVSEFAEITRSTPEKSLLRPLSKTGGRNNQGRITTRHIGGGHKRQYRVIDFRRNDKDGVNAKVAHIEYDPNRTAHIALLHFLDGTKRYILAPEKLKQGDIVESGAGADIKPGNNLPLRNIPTGTVVHAIELKPGGGAKLARSAGASVRLVAKDGPYAQLRLPSGEIRNVDARCRATIGEVGNAEQSNINWGKAGRSRWKGVRPTVRGVVMNPVDHPHGGGEGKTSGGRHPVSPWGQKEGRTRHPNKESDKLIVRRRPTGKKRK
- the rpsC gene encoding 30S ribosomal protein S3 gives rise to the protein MGQKVNPYGFRLGVTTDHVSRWFADSTKPGQRYSDYVAEDVKIRKLLTTSLDRAGVSRIEIERTRDRVRVDIHTARPGIVIGRRGAEAERIRGELEKLTGKQIQLNILEVKNPEADAQLVAQGIAEQLSARVAFRRAMRKGLQGAQRAGAKGVRIQVSGRLGGAEMSRSEFYREGRVPLHTLRANIDYGFYEARTTFGRIGVKVWIYKGDVTNKELAREQAGSKSGRERNDRPRRAPRAAEAPVAEGASA
- the rplW gene encoding 50S ribosomal protein L23; its protein translation is MSQTGKDPRDIVIAPVVSEKSYGLIDEGKYTFIVDPRSNKTEIKLAIEKIFGVQVASVNTLNRQGKTRRTRFGIGKRKDTKRAIVTLKSGSIDIFTAVG
- the rpmC gene encoding 50S ribosomal protein L29; its protein translation is MAIGSKELTPAELDTFEDERLVDELRKAKEELFNLRFQAATGQLETHGRLRAVKRDIARIYTVIRERELGIRATPAPVEVPAKETRKSKKAKAAEEAAEADETKEA